The following is a genomic window from Pseudothermotoga thermarum DSM 5069.
CGCTACAGCCTGTCAAAGCCGCAAGAACAAGTTCCATCGGTGTTGCAGCAGCTTGTAAGCCTCCTGATTCTTTTTTGGCATCCATTAAAACCTGTCTTCCGCTGTCGGTGTGAGCCAAAAAAGCCATCTTACCAAGCCATTCAGTTTTCACATTATCACCCCCATCGTTCTTTCTGCCTTTCAACTTAACCTTGTCAAGTTGCTGTTCATTGGTATGTGATAGTGTGACCTTCGCAATCCTTTCACTTGAATCTCTTCACGATTATTTTAGCGCAATTTTTCGAAGATTTATAGGTACATTGAAAAGCTAAAAACCACATTTCAGTCGCTTTCCAAATGGCACATATCGTTCAAATACAGAATTCTCGGTTTGCTTGCAACTTGAACAGCTGTGATTGAAGCGTTTTCAAGTTTGAAGTTCACGTGGTTTGGTATTTCAAGTCCCAAGATCCAGCTTATCAACATACGCAAAGCGATCGCGTGTGAAACGACCACAACTTGGTTGAAATCTTTTGCAACGATTTGCTGAAAAAACTTTATCATCCTTGCTTTCACACTTGAAAGAGATTCTACACCGTTTATTTGTGCGTCTGGATTTTTTGACCATTCATCGTGTTCCTTTTTGAAGCGTTTTAAGGTTTCTTCCATGGTTAAACCATTCCAAAGGTCTATCCGACATTCGATCAAAAGTTCGTCAACTATGGGCTGTAAACCTTTTTCGGATGCTATGATTTTGGCGGTTTGATAGCTTCTTTTAAGTGGACTTGTGAAAACAGCTTCGATTGGAAGTTTTGAAAACCTTTTTGCAAGCTTTTCTGCTTGCTTTATTCCTTCTTCGTTCAAAGGTACATCGCTTGTTCCTTGCCACAATCCAAGATCGTTCCAATCGGTTTTTGCGTGTCTCACAAGGTAGATCGTCATTCAATATCACTCCACAACATGGGCTTTTATCAGGTTTGTTGTTCCGGTAACTCCCGCAGGCATTCCGGCAGTTACAACGACCACATCTGAACTTTCCACATATCCAAGTTGCTTTGCCTTTTCCACGGCTACCGGTATCATCAGATCGACATCCAAAATCTCAGGCATTAGGATTGGAACAACTCCCCAGACTATCGAAAGTTGGTGGTATGTTCTTTCCCTAGGTGTGGTGGCAAGGATCAAACAGTTTGGTCTGTAATAGGAAACTCTTCTTGCAGTGCTACCTGAAGCTG
Proteins encoded in this region:
- a CDS encoding histidine phosphatase family protein, which encodes MTIYLVRHAKTDWNDLGLWQGTSDVPLNEEGIKQAEKLAKRFSKLPIEAVFTSPLKRSYQTAKIIASEKGLQPIVDELLIECRIDLWNGLTMEETLKRFKKEHDEWSKNPDAQINGVESLSSVKARMIKFFQQIVAKDFNQVVVVSHAIALRMLISWILGLEIPNHVNFKLENASITAVQVASKPRILYLNDMCHLESD